One Hordeum vulgare subsp. vulgare chromosome 4H, MorexV3_pseudomolecules_assembly, whole genome shotgun sequence DNA window includes the following coding sequences:
- the LOC123447563 gene encoding NAC domain-containing protein 92-like, with amino-acid sequence MASHLQVQQQKQQLNLPPGFRFHPTDMEIIIFYLVPKVLKKAFDKTVVGEVDLKKYEPWNLPNEVNMGEKDRYFFSQKDLKYPTGIRTNRATNAGYWKATGKDKAILLPATTTLIGMKKTLVFYKGRAPRGEKTNWIMHEYRIEIGKQPTPDLPADITEAATINASSKEEYVVCKIFHKSTGPKKVVMSSYALPIPISMGADQHQGFPESTTLAPLMDYDVFSSLAPPPPLSAASVYQMHAIEAGSSMMGSVVFPMMNNDYFGNNHHQMMATPPQSTMSFNNHNQHQQMMHMSANRGFMAGVDPGSSSSCIASQEDVMTGLSNNNHGYVGASMSDEISSVNMGMDGMWNY; translated from the exons ATGGCAAGCCACCTTCAAGTTcagcaacagaaacaacaactgaATCTGCCGCCGGGGTTCAGGTTTCACCCAACGGACATGGAGATCATCATCTTCTACCTGGTCCCCAAAGTGCTGAAGAAAGCCTTCGACAAGACAGTGGTGGGGGAGGTGGATTTAAAAAAATATGAGCCATGGAATCTCCCAAATGAGGTAAACATGGGGGAGAAGGATCGATACTTCTTCTCCCAGAAGGACCTCAAGTACCCCACAGGGATACGGACCAATCGGGCCACGAATGCTGGCTATTGGAAGGCTACCGGAAAGGACAAGGCGATCCTCCTACCGGCGACCACAACTCTCATCGGCATGAAGAAGACACTGGTCTTCTACAAGGGCAGGGCACCTAGGGGGGAGAAGACAAACTGGATCATGCACGAGTACAGAATTGAGATTGGCAAGCAACCGACACCCGACTTGCCCGCCGACATCACTGAAGCCGCCACCATTAATGCGTCTTCCAAG GAGGAGTATGTGGTTTGCAAAATCTTCCATAAGAGCACAGGACCGAAGAAGGTTGTGATGTCATCATATGCCCTGCCCATTCCTATATCCATGGGCGCAGACCAGCATCAGGGCTTCCCTGAATCTACTACATTGGCTCCTCTCATGGACTATGATGTATTTTCATCACTGGCGCCACCACCGCCGCTGTCTGCAGCTTCTGTATATCAGATGCATGCCATCGAGGCCGGATCATCCATGATGGGTAGTGTGGTGTTCCCAATGATGAACAACGATTACTTTGGGAACAACCACCACCAGATGATGGCCACCCCACCACAGTCAACGATGTCATTCAACAACCACAACCAGCACCAACAGATGATGCATATGAGTGCAAACCGGGGCTTCATGGCAGGGGTCGATCCAGGGAGCAGTTCATCATGCATAGCGTCGCAGGAGGATGTTATGACTGGCCTGAGCAACAACAACCATGGCTATGTTGGCGCATCGATGTCCGACGAGATCTCGTCAGTCAACATGGGTATGGATGGCATgtggaactactaa